The Rhinolophus ferrumequinum isolate MPI-CBG mRhiFer1 chromosome 21, mRhiFer1_v1.p, whole genome shotgun sequence region CTGATATTCTACCCAGAATGGAAGTGTGTCCTTATTGTAAGAAACAATTTAAACGAGTAAAATCCCACTTGCCATACTGTAAGATGATAGGACCAACTCTACCTGCTGATCAAAATGTTTGTCAGTCCAAGCAGGCTACACTCTCACgtgctaagaaaatgaaaagtccgATCAAAGACTTGAATAAAGCTAAAGAGACAGAGTTGGTGACAAagagtgagaaaagaaatgcTAAGTTGATAAAGGACAAACCAGAACAGACAACTGAGTCCTTCCCACTACCAGCTATTGGTGTGGAAAGAGCAAGTAATGCAAAGGCAGATAAACACATCAAAAATCAAATTCAACTCTCCctcaaaatgttgaaaaatcCTGAACCAAAGATTACTTCCCAaggagaaactaaggctcagttTTATGCATCAAAGAACACTACTCCTAAAAGAGAACTTGCCAAAGATTTGCCTAAATCAGGGGAAAGTAGAAGTAATCCTTCAGAAACCAAAGAATCTTTACCTTTTGGCCCAATGGAACCTTCTTTGTCAAATCAAGATAGGACATACTCTTCAGCCTTACCTAATGATGTACAAACCACTTATGCTAATTTAAAATTGGACAAAATTGATCCCTCAAGACAGAAGCTTCCAGTAACATTACTAGCTGTGCCTATTGGTGATTATCATAGTTCTCCCAGAAATCTCAATGATGGGGATAAAAGAGTAAGAACTTCGTTTTTAAGTGATGAGAGAGATTCCAAGGCCAGGGATCACCTTTCAGAAGTCTCTACTGGGGTTAGAGACCCTGAGAATCAGGAAAAGAACAGGGAATCACAAATTTCAGGTTTTCAAGTTAGCCCATTAGGTAAAATCCAAGTCGAGAAGAACCAAGGAGAAGGACTTAACCTTGGAGTAGAGGCATGTGGGAACAAAGGACATGCAGAGGAAAGTGTATCTGTAACAGAAATGCAAGAATGCTCTTCCATGAGCGACAACTCGAAGAACTTCAGTACCGATGATTCAGCCACAGAGAAGAAATCTCGAGATGAAGGTCCCAGTTTAAATTTGTTCACGCCAAGGGACACAACTTGGaatgagtttctttctgtgtcACAGTCACGTAATCAAAGTCTTGCCTCTCTGGCTATGAAATTTCTTCAAGAAGAGAAAGCAGCAGCCTGCAATCGTAATCGAGTCCCTGATATAAAGGCATTGATGGAGAGCGAGGAACAAGCTTCTCTGCAGCCCCCATCTGGCTATCAGCCCCAAGCCTCACACCCTGGCTGCCAGCCGTCTTTACCTTCACCCCAGCGTCAGACTTCGAAAAGCCCCTTCACCCATCAGGTGGATGTTCCTGACAAGAAGGCCCTTCCCGGCTCCCTGGGGCTGGAGTGGTTTCCAGAGCTCTATCCTGGTTATCTTGGATTAGGGGTGTTGCCAGGAAAGCCTCGGGATTGGAATTCAATGGCCCAGAAGCCCCAGCTCATCAGTCCCCAGGGGGAAAGACTTTCACAAGGTAAACATGCTCGATTTCAAGGGCCATCCAGCCCATACaaaccactctgtgccttttaaattAATGAGATTCAGAATACTAATATTTTCACTCAGCTTAGTTTTACCTGGGCATTCAAGTGCACTGGACTTACGTTGTTCTGAAAACATTGTTTCTTGTTCCAGGGGTAACAGTGCTTTATCACgctcccttcccctccaccaGTAGTCGAAGGTTGGATTAAGACAGGCTGGCTGGTGGTACTGATAACAGTTGAATTTCTACACTGGGGAGGGGCGTGGCCAATAGAAATTGGGTGGGTATTCAAGCTGAACAGACTCAAGAAAAGCATAAAGACATAAGGGTCCACTTATATAGAACAAGCTCTGTGTTCAGATTTCAATCAGGCCCAGGTTGTACACAAATAGGTTCCAGGTTTATGGTCAAACGCAACATCTGGGAATTTAGAGTGGCAAGGTACAAGCAGACACTACTTTTGGATTTGGGGGCAAGATGAGATGAAAACTGTCCAGGGAGGCATGGCATTCAAGGCAGATCGTTGGAAGTGGAGGTTCAGGAGATGAGGACCAGGAATAGAGGGGACGGCAAAAAAGGAACAGAAGGCCTTGCACTAGAAAAATTAGTCCACAAAGAACAGGACCCAAGAATGCAACCAGAGATTGAGCCTGAAGACATAAGAGATTAGCTCAGGGGCGTTGGGGGGGGGGACTGGACATCGAAACTGATCTGAATTGTGAATCAGTCTCTTCAGAAGCTTCTAGATGCACCTTGTTGGTGCCTAGAATCGCGTAACTAGTGGGTCGGACTGAGGCCCCAGGTAGGAGCGAAAACATTCCCAACTGTCATTTCAGGTATCCTCGTTTTTTCCTGCTGAATCTCACCTTTAGTTATTGGACGACCTCTCTAGTTACGATACAGAAAGTGTCTTCATTTTCCTCACCCtgaaactttgtatttttttccctctttttaggTTTGCTAGGGGCATCAGGTTAATGTAGCATCCATCTcgtttgtgtgtgtatagtgttATTGATGCTTTTAGATGTATTTTGACAGGAGACCTGTAGTGACTCCGAATAGATTCACACCTGAAAAACTTGTATTCTCTCTTGCTAAACGGATGTATTTTTCCTCggatacattttataaatggccGCATAGTCACAAAACCCCAGTCTGTCAGGTCTAGAAAgcattttctgttgtattttaattatccCTTTCTGAAGATTTCAAAATGGAAGTGTATTAAGTAAAGACTTGCTAGCTCAAGCTGCATTTTCTTCAACTGCCTCAGCAGTTATCCATTTTTCTACAAACAGGTCTAACATCTAGACTCTCTTTACAAAATTGTACTCTCAAGCTTCTTCTCCGTATGAAACGTTGaatgaatattaacatttttgttgctGTGGTTTTCCGAGTGCTTCCTATtgttttggcctcaccattcggagaggtgagcagagggattttgtctctgttttgtaGGTGatgaaacaagcacagggagaataaatgatttgtccaaggtcatgttGCCAATCAGTGGTAGAGTTACAAGTAGAACCCAGTCTCCTGAGGCCTCGCTGAGTCCTTTCCACTAGGCCGTGTTGTAGAAAATATGCCGTGACTAGAAACCTACTTAGATGTCTGTTAAatctctgtccttctctgtccttTTCAGTTGCATAACACAGCCCACAGCAAATCTTTGTTGTCTGTACTATCTTTTATAGTGCTAAGGAGTGTCCTTGATACATCCACTtgtgattttagaagaaaaaaggagggaactGACGTTTGTCAAGTGCTGACTGTTTCAGTCACTGTGCTGGTACATTACATTGTTACCTCATTTAACTCGCCTAACAATTCTGAAGTGATGTCACTGACCTGCCCTCTCTCACAGGTGGGGAATCGGAGCCTCAGACATCTTAGCTGACTTGCCCATGTTCATACCGTAAGTGgcagtcaggattcaaacccaggtccatCTGACTTGTACATCCACAGTCTTTGAACCCTGCCTCAGGCAACTATTTGTAGCAATTAGTGGTAGATATCATGGTTGAAATGAGTTAGTTGACACACTCACTTCAGTGGGTCCCAAGAATACAGTCATAACGTAAGAGAGACACAGTAACTTACGTCATCAAATCACTAGGCTTCTGAGATTGACTATAGGGGGGAAACACAATCCTTCCTTCAACACTAAGTTCTTCCGGAATAGGGTTAGAAACTGTTTTGTTTCTATAGACTTTTACAGTCCGTAATATGTGACCAGTTTGGGTTTCTATCAGACAAAGTGTGGCCATCACCGTGCCGCTAGTTCTGTTACAAACTGAAAAGCGATAGAAGTAGGCCCCACAATTAATACTCCGACTTTGACGCTGCCACTGAATGAACAGAAGACACTAGAGGAAACCACAGGATCGCAGGTCGAGACCTGATTCTTCAGCTGGCCAGGAAGACTTCAAGGCCATCTGAATCTACAAGGATGAAAAGTGTGGCTCCGCTGTCAGTTCCCCAGGCGATGGCTACCTCCAGGGACTGCACATTTAATTGAACTTTCCTGGGTCTTTGCAGAAGAGCATGGGCTGTGCATTCGGCCTTCTTGACCTCAGGAAGCCAGTATCTTGCTTTGATACTCACAGGCAGGGCCAGTGAGCTAACAATTGAGTTAACTGTACATGTCAGCTGTGATGCCTGCAGGTTGACATAGGTTATCTCAGATAAACTTACACCAATCCTGAGAGGCTGGTCTTAGCCccttgtatagatgaggaaactgagtttcagagtggataaataacttgcccaacgtCAACTTTCAGTTGATGGCTGGCATCTAACATTGCCTGATGGTCTTTGCCAAGCTTTCCCAagctttgttttcctctgttgGATGTAACGCTTCAAGATGATGTCAGATATGCTTTCCTACATAAGGAAACCTGTAACAGCAGCTAGTCCTCGTACACAGAGTACCTGACTAAACTTAGGTGACGTGATTGCACCAGACAAAAAGGTACCCAGGGCCTTGAGAGCCATAAAAGACTATCACGTCATTTGAATGAAACAAGGTAGAACCAAAAGCTCTCATGGCCAAcaaaaaatggatatattttgGTGGCCTAAGCTAGGAAATCCCAAGGCAACTGATAGTTCTGAGGGTGCCATGGAGTTTTAGTCAATCAGGGATAAGAATTCAGCTTACGGAGTTCAGCGGCATCAGGAGCCATCTTTCGAGGTTCAGGGAGAAGGCTTTTCATggacttaccgtgtttccccaaaaataagacctagccggacaatcaactctaatgcgtcttttggagcaaaaatgaaaataagacccggtcttattttactataatataacacctggtcttatataataatatatgatatattattatataatataataagactgggtcatatatattaatttttgttccaaaagacgcattagagctgattgtccggctaggtcttatttttggggaaacacggtactaccaAAATGAGTAGTTTCCCTGGCCTTGGAGAAATTAGATTTTAGAAGTTCAAGATTTAAAACCTCAAGAGACTCAACAGGTACCGCAATAGAAACTCGTTTCCGTTATTCAGAGGAAAACTTGCAGAGTCCCCATAGCCTTGAGAACGCGCAGCCGGGGCACCTGGTGGAGCCTTTGCGGAATTCAGGGTGCCTTGGCTTTCAGGACTCAGTTTAAGAGATCGAGGTCCTTGTTGCCAAGTCTGGACAGTCAGCAGTTTCACACGGGCATTATTTAGATTAAAGATTCGTAGAGACGGAAGACCTCAAGTCCTCTATCTTCCTAAGTGTTTCTGAAGAGCAGCCAAGTTAGAGAACTGCTGACGTAGGTGCCTCAGACCCAGTGGGCAAATCTTCTCAGACAAATGATGGGCGGAGAGGAGGGTGTTTGGAAAAAGTAGAGTTCACATAActacaaaaagcaaaacttggCTGATGGGGATAGCAGAAGGTAAAGTGAGAAACCTTACAGGGTCGTGGGTTTTTAAAGGCCGAGAAACAGCTACACGAAGGCTCTTTTCTAATCTTTAAACAGCATTTCCGTCCATCGGGTATCTGTGTGAGATGCTCGAGGTGGAGCACGTGAGGGAGGGGCGCAATAGTCAGGATCAGAACTGGCGCAGGAATGTAACAAGCCAGGGTGGAGGTCCCCTACTGGCCAGAGGAGTCCATGGAAGGGGGTGTTTGAGATCAAAACATGCACGTAATCAATAGCCAGAGATTTAAAGGGGGAAGTTAAATCATACGTCTGGAATTCCAACTAGACCAGAAGGGTGTGAGGAAATGTTAGAGGTCCAGAGGGTAGGTGAGAGTTTTCAGTGGTTGAGTTAGTGGAGCCAGTGTTGCTGGCAGGTTAACCACACGTGTGGGGTTTGAAATGGACATGAGTGGGTATGGGGCAGTGTCCAGGAGATGAGGGGACAGACACGGTCGTGGGTATTAGCAGTCCCAGGCCCACAACCAGGCCATAAAGGATGGAAATCAGAACGCAAGATACCTGGGCAACAGGCAAGAAGGCATCGAAAAAACTGTAAGAGGACGTCTGTGGGTTCTGAGCTGGCCCCTCCTGGGCTTCTTATATATCCCTGCTCAGGGCCTGAATTGATGTCATACACGTAAATTTGAAACTGAACCAAAATAAATAGGCTCAGCTGGCTGGAGACAAAACAGAGTTGAGGAGCCACACGCACCGCTCCTGACACTGCTGAGAAAGTGGGTATAATTGCAGATGTTTTCTCCccatcttttcaaattttttccaaGATGAATGGGTTATGTCATGCTTTGTTTTTTCAAGAGACTAATCACCTTGCAAGAAAATTATCCTCTGTGTAACTTCTTGGAAGCTAGCATGGTCCTTTTCCTTGTGACTTAATACAATGGTgatcatttgtatatatttttacaccCACGGCAACTTTTACCACACTTGCTAAACCTGTcgtaaatatttgcttaatttgtCCACTGTCCCTGATGAAGCAAACCAAGACCAGAGAACCGGCAATTGAAGACATTCCCTGCCTATcattaaacataaagaaaaaacggtgcaggaaaaatgtaaatacatggCACAGACCCTCCTTTGTGGTTCCACTTTGGTTATCCGTGTGTTGAACATAAGAAATGTTGACTGGTCAGCAGTAGCAATGGGGTAGTAGAATGGACGTGCTGAGCGTAGATACAGTGACAAGTAGCAGTAGTTAATATTCAAAT contains the following coding sequences:
- the C21H17orf80 gene encoding uncharacterized protein C17orf80 homolog, encoding MEVCPYCKKQFKRVKSHLPYCKMIGPTLPADQNVCQSKQATLSRAKKMKSPIKDLNKAKETELVTKSEKRNAKLIKDKPEQTTESFPLPAIGVERASNAKADKHIKNQIQLSLKMLKNPEPKITSQGETKAQFYASKNTTPKRELAKDLPKSGESRSNPSETKESLPFGPMEPSLSNQDRTYSSALPNDVQTTYANLKLDKIDPSRQKLPVTLLAVPIGDYHSSPRNLNDGDKRVRTSFLSDERDSKARDHLSEVSTGVRDPENQEKNRESQISGFQVSPLGKIQVEKNQGEGLNLGVEACGNKGHAEESVSVTEMQECSSMSDNSKNFSTDDSATEKKSRDEGPSLNLFTPRDTTWNEFLSVSQSRNQSLASLAMKFLQEEKAAACNRNRVPDIKALMESEEQASLQPPSGYQPQASHPGCQPSLPSPQRQTSKSPFTHQVDVPDKKALPGSLGLEWFPELYPGYLGLGVLPGKPRDWNSMAQKPQLISPQGERLSQVPLLGRSLTALRSWEPPATSTVSLMRLLGAVQKGWIRCGARVGGITMLVTGYFVLCCSWSFRHLRLQRWRK